The following are from one region of the Gloeomargarita lithophora Alchichica-D10 genome:
- the ebsA gene encoding type IV pilus biogenesis protein EbsA → MSSVLSQLQPAPKDQVLLFQPFLPAGNKRETLPFALSLYRIGNLEGERYVDGGEGIPFVATWNVSNLPADLSRCQMQFEGNPDLTYDMVLVNFEFVGFLVDLLIHYKKSQKVDFPQDFYRRLLNIADDKDKKPTAAPA, encoded by the coding sequence ATGTCATCCGTATTGAGTCAATTGCAACCAGCACCCAAGGATCAGGTGCTACTGTTTCAACCCTTCTTACCGGCGGGGAATAAGCGGGAAACCCTCCCCTTTGCCCTGAGCTTGTATCGGATTGGCAATTTGGAGGGGGAACGGTATGTGGATGGCGGCGAGGGGATTCCCTTCGTGGCGACCTGGAATGTGTCCAATTTGCCCGCCGACTTAAGCCGTTGTCAGATGCAGTTTGAGGGCAATCCCGACCTCACCTACGATATGGTGCTGGTGAATTTTGAATTTGTGGGTTTTTTGGTGGATTTGCTCATCCATTACAAAAAGAGCCAAAAAGTTGACTTTCCCCAGGACTTTTACCGGCGGTTGCTCAATATCGCCGACGACAAGGACAAGAAACCGACGGCGGCTCCGGCCTAG